A single genomic interval of Salinigranum halophilum harbors:
- a CDS encoding CBS domain-containing protein, with the protein MNVADAMTPRAEVVTVELPGTRDDVLTYLQERGFSSVPVVKQTDDGEEYRGLVSREDLIEQPDEDQLALLLREVPTTAPDATVEEVAKLMVDSDTRRVPVVDDGLVGIVTVTDVIHAIASGEADGDAAVGNLAATDVNTTYVGTPLTVAEREIYYANVPYAVVLDDDGRMCGILTEVDIIEVARVVEGEDDTGDSIANQDNDWMWEGIKAVGKRYIPTRNVEIPAESVETFMTTDLVTVSRTRTAKDAAQMMISNDIEQIPLVNGDELVGVVRDINLLEAL; encoded by the coding sequence ATGAACGTAGCCGACGCGATGACGCCACGAGCGGAGGTGGTCACGGTCGAACTCCCCGGCACCCGTGACGACGTCCTGACCTATCTGCAAGAACGTGGCTTCTCCTCCGTTCCCGTCGTCAAACAAACCGACGACGGCGAGGAGTATCGCGGACTCGTCTCCCGAGAGGACCTCATCGAACAGCCCGACGAAGACCAGCTCGCCCTCCTACTGCGGGAGGTCCCGACGACCGCGCCCGACGCGACGGTCGAGGAAGTCGCGAAGCTGATGGTCGACAGCGACACGCGCCGCGTCCCGGTCGTCGACGACGGGCTCGTCGGCATCGTGACCGTGACCGACGTGATTCACGCCATCGCCAGCGGCGAGGCCGACGGTGACGCCGCGGTCGGCAACCTCGCGGCTACGGACGTGAACACGACCTACGTCGGGACGCCGCTGACCGTGGCCGAACGCGAGATCTACTACGCCAACGTCCCCTACGCCGTCGTCCTCGACGACGACGGGCGGATGTGCGGCATCCTCACCGAGGTCGACATCATCGAGGTCGCCCGCGTCGTCGAGGGTGAAGACGACACCGGTGACTCGATCGCCAACCAGGACAACGACTGGATGTGGGAGGGCATCAAGGCCGTCGGGAAGCGTTACATCCCGACGCGGAACGTCGAGATTCCCGCTGAGTCAGTCGAGACGTTCATGACGACCGACCTGGTGACGGTCTCGCGCACGCGGACCGCGAAGGACGCCGCGCAGATGATGATCTCGAACGACATCGAGCAGATTCCGCTCGTGAACGGCGACGAACTCGTCGGCGTGGTCCGGGACATCAACCTGCTGGAGGCGCTCTGA
- a CDS encoding DUF7556 family protein, translating into MTDATTPVDASNTEVMASVDSAPGRSQFIIADVTRDDAWMAVRLEEASTLPEWR; encoded by the coding sequence ATGACGGATGCGACCACTCCCGTCGATGCCTCGAACACTGAGGTCATGGCCTCGGTGGACTCTGCCCCCGGTCGGTCGCAGTTCATTATCGCGGACGTGACCCGCGACGACGCCTGGATGGCAGTACGACTCGAGGAAGCGTCGACACTCCCGGAGTGGCGCTGA
- a CDS encoding potassium channel family protein has protein sequence MEVSSDSLDTSAGRPLVRRATRPLTAFAGVVVAGVVGFTVLGGVGVVDALFWLVDPTSIELHFREHAGPERLVKAYAVLVVSGLVLAGLWTGETVLAAAFGGQMTEELKRMQNDRAIADLDDHVIICGYGMFGRTVVDSLRSADRDVVVVETDETQYERALATEGVLAVNADARREETLVDAGVRRADTVVAAIDDSNVNIQLSIAASQLAPEVTLVVRVGEEMYESLARRAGADEVVIPEVVSGRQVIESL, from the coding sequence ATAGAAGTGTCGTCTGACAGCCTCGACACGTCCGCCGGACGGCCGCTGGTGCGACGGGCGACCCGCCCGCTCACCGCGTTCGCGGGCGTCGTCGTCGCGGGTGTCGTCGGCTTCACCGTCCTCGGCGGCGTCGGCGTCGTCGACGCGCTCTTCTGGCTCGTCGACCCCACCAGCATCGAACTCCACTTCCGCGAGCACGCGGGCCCCGAACGCCTCGTGAAGGCCTACGCGGTCCTCGTGGTTTCCGGGCTGGTGCTCGCGGGCCTGTGGACCGGTGAGACGGTACTCGCTGCGGCGTTCGGCGGCCAGATGACGGAGGAACTCAAACGGATGCAGAACGACCGGGCCATCGCCGACCTCGACGACCACGTGATCATCTGCGGCTACGGGATGTTCGGGCGGACCGTCGTCGACAGCCTGCGGTCGGCCGACCGCGACGTGGTCGTCGTCGAGACGGACGAGACGCAGTACGAACGCGCCCTCGCGACGGAGGGGGTCTTGGCGGTGAACGCCGACGCGCGCCGGGAAGAGACGCTCGTCGATGCCGGCGTCCGCCGGGCCGACACGGTCGTCGCGGCCATCGACGACTCCAACGTGAACATCCAGCTCTCCATCGCGGCGAGCCAACTGGCCCCCGAGGTCACGCTTGTCGTCCGGGTCGGCGAGGAGATGTACGAGTCGCTCGCGCGGCGTGCGGGTGCCGACGAGGTGGTCATCCCGGAGGTGGTCAGCGGCCGTCAGGTCATCGAGTCGCTCTGA
- a CDS encoding PPC domain-containing DNA-binding protein — protein sequence MNYREVTPTREFLCSLEHGTDWREEIEEFAAREGIESAWFNAMGAVQDAEVWFYDQEDKEYLSVQFDEPLEVAACVGNVALLDGDPFAHTHAVLSRRSGQSLAGHLNSGTVFAGEVYLRAFEEPLAREHDDVTDLDLWL from the coding sequence ATGAACTATCGGGAGGTCACGCCGACGCGGGAGTTCCTCTGTTCGCTCGAACACGGGACGGACTGGCGCGAGGAGATCGAGGAGTTCGCCGCGCGTGAGGGGATCGAGTCGGCGTGGTTCAACGCCATGGGTGCTGTCCAGGACGCCGAGGTGTGGTTCTACGACCAGGAGGACAAAGAGTACCTCTCGGTGCAGTTCGACGAACCGCTGGAGGTCGCCGCCTGCGTCGGCAACGTCGCCCTCCTCGACGGCGACCCGTTCGCACACACCCACGCCGTGCTCTCGCGGCGGTCGGGGCAGTCGCTCGCGGGACACCTCAACTCAGGGACTGTGTTCGCCGGCGAGGTCTACCTTCGGGCGTTCGAGGAACCCCTGGCGCGCGAACACGACGACGTGACCGACCTGGACCTCTGGCTGTGA
- a CDS encoding DNA polymerase II large subunit encodes MRPADERYFERIESRLDQAFERAEAAKAQGWDPTCEVEIPVAKDMADRVENILGIPGVAERVRELEGQMSREEAALELVTDFVEGSVGDYESKAGKIEGAVRTAVALLTEGVVAAPIEGIDRVEILDNDDGTQFVNVYYAGPIRSAGGTAQALSVLVADYARTLLDIDEYKARTDEVERYVEEVNLYDKDTGLQYSPKDKETRFIAQNMPIMLDGEATGDEEVSGYRDLERVDTNNPRGGMCLVLAEGIALKAPKIQRYTRKLDEVDWPWLQDLIDGAIGTDEDDEAEQHAAEDADVGDDADEEHPGGDETPADGPAGPPRVEPATKFLRDLIAGRPVFGHPSMPGGFRLRYGRARNHGFATAGVHPATMHLVDDFLATGTQIKTERPGKAAGVVPVDSIEGPTVRLANGDVRRIDDPAEALELRNGVEAILDLGEYLVNYGEFVENNHPLAPASYTVEWWRQDFVHAGGDLQALADDPHVDLANPTATEALTWATEYDCPLHPAYTYLWHDVSVETFEALADAVESGHVAEATADGGVALDPTASGSNRAGTLVLPRTEEVTRALESLLVEHRQTADDLRLSTWRPFVRSLGFTPELERTWETLSDHARTWDDGENAVEAVNEVAPFRIRERAPTRIGARMGRPEKSESRDLSPAVHTLFPISEAGGSQRDVSTAARARGENGKRGHFDVQLGRRRCPDCGTRTYKSRCPDCASHTDPYYECDDCGQVVEPDEGGRVHCTRCERDVSSVDWQSVDLNTELRAALEDVGEREASFDILKGVKGLMSSNKTPEPIQKGVLRAKHGVTSFKDGTVRYDMTDLPVTSVRPAELDVTAGDFRNLGYDTDVDGEPLRFDDQLVELKVQDIVLSDGAATHMLKTADFVDDLLTQFYDLPPFYEVEERQDLVGELVFGMAPHTSAAVVGRVVGFTSAAVGYAHPYFHAAKRRNCDGDEDCVMLLMDGLLNFSKEFLPDKRGGQMDAPLVMSSRIDPSEIDDEAHNVDIVREYPREFYEATLEMADPESVDITIAEETLDTDHEYHGFEHSHDTSNIALGPDLSAYKTLGSMMEKMDAQLELARKLRAVDETDVAERVIEYHFLPDLIGNLRAFSRQETRCLDCGEKYRRVPLTGDCRECGGRVNLTVHRGSVNKYMETAIRVADEYDCRPYTKQRLEVLEKSLESVFENDQNKQSGIADFM; translated from the coding sequence ATGAGACCGGCGGACGAACGCTACTTCGAGCGCATCGAGTCGCGGCTCGACCAGGCGTTCGAGCGCGCCGAGGCGGCCAAGGCGCAGGGGTGGGACCCCACCTGCGAGGTCGAGATTCCCGTCGCGAAGGACATGGCCGACCGCGTCGAGAACATCCTCGGCATCCCGGGGGTGGCCGAGCGCGTCCGTGAACTCGAAGGGCAGATGTCCCGCGAGGAGGCCGCGCTCGAACTCGTCACCGACTTCGTCGAGGGCTCTGTCGGAGATTACGAGTCGAAGGCCGGGAAGATCGAGGGAGCGGTCCGGACGGCCGTCGCCCTCCTCACCGAGGGGGTCGTCGCCGCGCCCATCGAGGGAATCGACCGCGTCGAGATTCTCGACAACGACGACGGCACCCAGTTCGTCAACGTCTACTACGCCGGCCCGATTCGCTCTGCCGGCGGGACCGCACAGGCACTCTCCGTGCTCGTCGCCGACTACGCCCGGACGCTCCTCGACATCGACGAGTACAAGGCTCGAACCGACGAGGTCGAGCGATACGTCGAGGAGGTCAACCTCTACGACAAGGACACGGGCCTGCAGTACTCGCCGAAGGACAAAGAGACCCGCTTCATCGCCCAGAACATGCCCATCATGCTCGACGGGGAGGCCACCGGGGACGAGGAAGTCTCGGGATACCGTGACCTCGAACGCGTCGACACCAACAACCCTCGCGGCGGGATGTGTCTCGTCCTCGCCGAGGGCATCGCGCTGAAAGCTCCGAAGATTCAGCGATACACGCGAAAGCTCGACGAGGTCGACTGGCCGTGGCTCCAGGACCTCATCGACGGGGCTATCGGGACGGACGAGGACGACGAGGCCGAACAGCACGCGGCCGAAGACGCCGACGTGGGAGACGACGCCGACGAGGAGCACCCGGGCGGCGACGAGACCCCTGCCGACGGACCCGCCGGTCCCCCCCGGGTCGAACCCGCGACCAAGTTCCTCCGCGACCTCATCGCCGGCCGGCCCGTCTTCGGACATCCGTCGATGCCGGGCGGGTTCCGCCTCAGATACGGCCGCGCCCGCAACCACGGCTTCGCGACCGCCGGCGTCCATCCCGCGACGATGCACCTCGTCGACGACTTCCTCGCCACGGGGACTCAGATCAAGACCGAGCGACCCGGCAAGGCCGCGGGCGTCGTCCCCGTCGACTCCATCGAGGGGCCGACGGTCCGACTGGCGAACGGCGACGTCCGCCGCATCGACGACCCCGCGGAGGCGCTCGAACTCCGCAACGGCGTCGAGGCCATCCTCGACCTCGGCGAGTACCTCGTCAACTACGGCGAGTTCGTCGAGAACAACCACCCGCTCGCGCCCGCCTCCTACACCGTGGAGTGGTGGCGACAAGACTTCGTGCACGCGGGCGGCGACCTCCAGGCGCTGGCGGACGACCCCCACGTCGACCTCGCGAACCCCACGGCGACGGAGGCGCTCACGTGGGCAACCGAGTACGACTGTCCGCTCCACCCGGCGTACACCTACCTGTGGCACGACGTCTCAGTCGAGACGTTCGAGGCGCTCGCCGACGCGGTCGAGTCCGGACACGTCGCGGAAGCGACCGCAGACGGCGGCGTCGCGCTCGACCCGACGGCCAGTGGGTCGAACCGCGCGGGGACGCTCGTCCTCCCGCGCACCGAAGAGGTGACGCGAGCGCTCGAATCACTCCTCGTCGAACACCGACAGACCGCGGACGACCTCCGCCTCTCGACCTGGCGGCCGTTCGTCCGCTCGCTCGGTTTCACACCGGAGCTAGAGCGTACGTGGGAGACGCTCTCCGATCACGCACGAACCTGGGACGACGGCGAGAACGCCGTCGAGGCCGTCAACGAGGTGGCCCCGTTCCGGATTCGAGAGCGCGCGCCGACGCGTATCGGAGCGCGCATGGGCCGCCCGGAGAAGTCCGAGAGCCGCGACCTCTCGCCCGCGGTCCACACGCTCTTTCCCATCAGCGAGGCCGGCGGCAGCCAGCGAGACGTGAGTACCGCGGCCCGCGCCCGTGGGGAGAACGGGAAACGCGGACACTTCGACGTCCAACTCGGGCGGCGGCGCTGCCCGGACTGTGGGACACGGACGTACAAGTCACGCTGTCCCGACTGTGCGTCCCACACCGACCCCTACTACGAGTGCGACGACTGCGGTCAGGTGGTCGAACCCGACGAGGGGGGCCGCGTCCACTGCACGCGGTGTGAGCGTGACGTCTCCTCGGTCGACTGGCAGTCCGTCGACCTCAACACCGAACTCCGGGCGGCGCTCGAGGACGTCGGCGAACGGGAGGCGTCCTTCGACATCCTCAAAGGTGTCAAAGGGCTGATGTCGTCGAACAAGACGCCCGAACCCATCCAGAAGGGCGTCCTCCGGGCGAAACACGGCGTGACCTCGTTCAAGGACGGGACCGTCCGCTACGACATGACGGACCTCCCGGTGACGTCGGTCCGCCCGGCCGAACTCGACGTCACCGCCGGCGACTTCCGGAACCTCGGCTACGACACCGACGTCGACGGCGAACCGCTCCGCTTCGACGACCAGCTGGTCGAACTCAAAGTGCAGGACATTGTGCTCTCTGACGGGGCGGCAACACACATGCTCAAAACCGCCGACTTCGTCGACGACCTTCTGACCCAGTTCTACGACCTGCCGCCCTTCTACGAGGTGGAAGAGCGACAGGACCTCGTGGGTGAACTCGTCTTCGGGATGGCTCCGCATACCTCGGCGGCCGTCGTCGGACGTGTCGTCGGCTTCACGTCCGCGGCCGTCGGCTACGCACACCCTTATTTTCACGCAGCTAAGCGCCGCAACTGTGACGGAGACGAAGATTGCGTCATGCTCCTCATGGACGGCCTCCTGAACTTCTCGAAGGAGTTCCTCCCCGACAAGCGCGGCGGGCAGATGGACGCGCCGCTCGTGATGTCCTCGCGCATCGACCCGTCCGAAATCGACGACGAGGCGCACAACGTCGACATCGTCCGCGAGTACCCGCGGGAGTTCTACGAGGCGACGCTGGAGATGGCCGACCCCGAGTCGGTCGACATCACCATCGCCGAGGAGACGCTCGACACCGACCACGAGTACCACGGCTTCGAGCACAGCCACGACACCTCGAACATCGCCCTCGGACCCGACCTCTCGGCGTACAAGACGCTCGGGTCGATGATGGAGAAGATGGACGCTCAGCTCGAACTCGCCCGGAAGCTCCGCGCCGTCGACGAAACCGACGTCGCCGAACGGGTCATCGAGTACCACTTTTTACCTGATCTCATCGGGAACCTCCGCGCCTTCTCCCGGCAGGAGACGCGCTGTCTCGACTGCGGCGAGAAGTACCGTCGCGTGCCCCTGACCGGCGACTGCCGCGAGTGCGGTGGCCGCGTGAACCTCACGGTCCACCGCGGCTCGGTGAACAAGTACATGGAGACCGCTATCAGGGTCGCCGACGAGTACGACTGTCGCCCCTACACCAAACAGCGGCTCGAAGTGCTCGAGAAATCTCTCGAGAGCGTCTTCGAGAACGACCAGAACAAGCAGTCGGGGATTGCGGATTTCATGTAA
- a CDS encoding DUF7130 family rubredoxin-like protein, translating into MSEDASATASTTDSVVDVQIGTTVYDADGNELGTVRGLDDVGFYVRSVAGTGRVGFEEARDAFGAGYVMWRCWECGEMGQIEGDLPESCPACHAPREELYYWAED; encoded by the coding sequence ATGTCCGAGGACGCATCCGCAACCGCGAGCACCACCGATTCGGTCGTCGACGTCCAGATCGGGACGACGGTGTACGACGCTGACGGGAACGAACTCGGGACCGTCCGCGGCCTCGACGACGTCGGGTTCTACGTCCGCTCCGTCGCGGGCACGGGGCGAGTCGGTTTCGAGGAGGCCCGCGACGCGTTCGGCGCGGGGTACGTCATGTGGCGCTGCTGGGAGTGTGGTGAGATGGGTCAGATCGAAGGCGACCTCCCCGAGTCGTGTCCGGCCTGTCACGCCCCACGCGAGGAGTTGTACTACTGGGCGGAAGACTGA
- a CDS encoding sulfatase, which yields MPTESPTNVLFVVMDTVRKDHLTPYGYDRPTTPGLEEFATEATVFEQCVAPAPWTLPVHASLFTGMYPSQHGADQENPYLDGATTLAETLSREGYDTACYSSNAWITPYTHLTDGFDDQDNFFEVMPGEFLSGPLAKAWQTLNDNERLRAVADKLVSLGNTAHEYLAGGEGADSKTPSVIDRTQEFVSDSDEWFAFINLMDAHLPYHPPEAFKEEFAPGVDSTEVCQNSKEYNAGARDISEAEFEDIRGLYDAEIAHIDAELTRLFDYLKEEGEWEDTMVVVCADHGELHGEHDLYGHEFCLYDPLINVPLMVKHPELDGGRRDDQVELLDLYHTVLDALDVEGGVPASDGETAIARDRTRSLLSESYRQFSRAPAPDAGQRAATGGEYAFVEYSRPVVELKQLEEKAKGAGITLPTESRFYSRMRAARRPDAKYVRIDRIPDEAYRLDRDPGETDSLTAADDEVLAATEAALSAFEEHAGGAWTDALDAEVSDETVDEMDDEAQERLRDLGYLE from the coding sequence ATGCCTACCGAGTCGCCCACGAACGTCCTCTTCGTGGTGATGGACACGGTCCGGAAGGACCACCTCACGCCGTACGGGTACGACCGTCCGACGACGCCCGGTCTGGAGGAGTTCGCGACCGAGGCGACGGTGTTCGAACAGTGTGTCGCGCCCGCGCCGTGGACACTTCCCGTCCACGCCTCGCTCTTCACGGGGATGTACCCCAGTCAGCACGGGGCCGACCAGGAGAACCCGTACCTCGACGGCGCGACCACCCTGGCCGAAACCCTGTCGCGTGAGGGGTACGACACGGCCTGTTACTCTTCGAACGCGTGGATCACGCCGTACACGCATCTCACGGACGGCTTCGACGACCAGGACAACTTCTTCGAGGTGATGCCCGGCGAGTTCCTCTCGGGACCCCTCGCGAAGGCGTGGCAGACGCTCAACGACAACGAGCGACTCCGCGCCGTCGCCGACAAACTGGTCAGCCTCGGCAACACCGCCCACGAGTACCTCGCGGGTGGCGAGGGTGCCGACTCGAAGACGCCCTCGGTCATCGACCGCACTCAGGAGTTCGTCTCTGACTCCGACGAGTGGTTCGCGTTCATCAACCTGATGGACGCCCACCTCCCGTATCACCCACCAGAAGCGTTCAAAGAGGAGTTCGCCCCCGGCGTCGACTCCACCGAGGTGTGCCAGAACTCGAAGGAGTACAACGCGGGCGCGCGAGACATCTCCGAAGCGGAGTTCGAGGACATCCGGGGCCTCTACGACGCCGAAATCGCCCACATCGACGCCGAACTCACGCGACTGTTCGACTACCTCAAAGAAGAGGGCGAGTGGGAGGACACGATGGTCGTCGTCTGCGCCGACCACGGCGAACTCCACGGCGAACACGACCTTTACGGCCACGAGTTCTGCCTCTACGACCCGCTCATCAACGTGCCGCTGATGGTGAAGCACCCGGAGCTCGACGGCGGACGGAGAGACGACCAGGTCGAACTGCTCGACCTCTACCACACGGTGCTCGACGCGCTCGACGTCGAGGGCGGCGTCCCCGCCAGCGACGGTGAAACCGCCATCGCGCGCGACCGGACGCGGTCGCTTCTCTCCGAGTCGTACCGGCAGTTCAGTCGGGCACCGGCTCCCGATGCCGGTCAGCGGGCCGCGACCGGGGGCGAGTACGCGTTCGTCGAGTACTCGCGGCCGGTCGTCGAACTCAAGCAGTTAGAAGAGAAGGCCAAGGGGGCCGGTATCACGCTGCCGACGGAGTCGCGCTTCTACTCGCGGATGCGCGCGGCGCGGCGACCCGACGCGAAGTACGTCCGCATCGACCGCATTCCCGACGAGGCGTACCGACTCGACCGCGACCCCGGCGAGACGGACTCGCTCACGGCCGCCGATGACGAGGTGCTCGCCGCGACCGAAGCCGCACTGAGCGCGTTCGAAGAACACGCCGGGGGAGCGTGGACCGACGCGCTCGACGCCGAAGTGAGCGACGAGACGGTCGACGAGATGGACGACGAGGCTCAAGAGCGACTGCGCGACCTCGGCTATCTCGAGTAG
- a CDS encoding NifU family protein, whose product MSTDAQEADDDLKERVSNFLRRNFPQIQMHGGSAAIQHLDRETGEVTIMLGGACSGCGISPMTIQAIKSRMVKEIPEIETVHADTGMGGGGHGGGGGMSPSFPGDTTEDSDRDEGPQAPF is encoded by the coding sequence ATGAGCACGGACGCCCAAGAGGCCGACGACGACCTGAAAGAGCGGGTGTCGAACTTCCTGCGCCGGAACTTCCCCCAGATTCAGATGCACGGCGGGAGCGCCGCCATCCAGCACCTCGACCGGGAGACGGGCGAGGTAACCATCATGCTCGGCGGTGCCTGTTCCGGTTGCGGCATCTCGCCGATGACCATCCAGGCCATCAAGAGCCGCATGGTCAAGGAAATCCCCGAGATCGAAACCGTTCACGCGGACACCGGCATGGGTGGCGGTGGACACGGCGGTGGCGGCGGCATGTCCCCGTCGTTCCCCGGCGACACGACCGAGGATTCGGACCGCGACGAAGGTCCGCAGGCTCCGTTCTAA
- a CDS encoding DUF5783 family protein, translated as MAEFDPEKFEDKYANYFTELQRAYKNAFETMRESYDSDLVHAIDQFVLNESEPFYEDGGFRIELPDDPATRLEGSGVPVGEETLQAALDDYVAEIDAELQRMFRLDTDEE; from the coding sequence GACAAGTACGCGAACTACTTCACCGAACTCCAGCGAGCGTACAAGAACGCCTTCGAGACGATGCGTGAGTCGTACGACTCCGACCTCGTCCACGCCATCGACCAGTTCGTTCTCAACGAGTCGGAACCGTTCTACGAGGACGGCGGGTTCCGTATCGAGCTCCCGGACGACCCGGCGACGCGACTAGAGGGAAGCGGCGTCCCGGTCGGCGAGGAGACGCTTCAGGCCGCACTCGACGACTACGTCGCGGAGATCGACGCCGAACTCCAACGGATGTTCCGCCTCGACACTGACGAGGAGTGA